Proteins from one Chelonia mydas isolate rCheMyd1 chromosome 14, rCheMyd1.pri.v2, whole genome shotgun sequence genomic window:
- the LOC119567693 gene encoding nuclear factor 7, ovary produces MCVRETKAKAPGARGSARSGDISGRWAGMASALDMSSLAEDLLCPICLSLFRDPRMLECGHSFCAACLGPCVPQGQRRGLCPECRRPFALRSVATNWALCSLAEKARLLKLDEGAQPGGKGSGWSICLEHEEPLKLFCSQDKGPICVICRDLPQHRGHDFLPIKNAVQKYQDKLKASLVPLKDNLNSVTEDQGRQQENIAELESYAQDLLGYITEEFGILHQILQEKEQGMKETVGRLKEENRAEMEERLKELDEEVTFRSETLSMARAGLDTSDHTAFLRGIKELMRRVREDQSSHGEEEEEEDGVSDEGSSGDEDDSTDEDENVANGEEEEGDEDDANGEEEEGDEDEDGDIVAVDPALEEFKDSLDFEAWQKMLGTIQADTVHDGSITWH; encoded by the exons ATGTGTGTGCGGGAAACGAAAGCAAAAGCCCCGGGGGCCCGTGGCTCCGCCCGGTCGGGGGACATTTCAGGGCGCTGGGCTGGGATGGCGTCTGCGCTGGACATGTCCAGCCTGGCCGAGGACCTGCTCTGCCCCATCTGCCTGTCCCTGTTCCGGGACCCCCGCATGCTGGAGTGCGGACACAGCTTCTGCGCCGCCTGCCTGGGGCCCTGCGTCCCCCAGGGGCAGCGCCGGGGGCTGTGCCCCGAGTGCCGGCGCCCCTTCGCCCTGCGCAGTGTGGCCACCAACTGGGCCCTGTGCAGCCTGGCGGAGAAAGCCCGGCTGCTCAAACTGGACGAGGGGGCCCAGCCGGGCGGAAAAGGGTCCGGATGGTCCATCTGCCTGGAGCACGAGGAACCCCTCAAACTCTTCTGCAGCCAGGACAAGGGGCCCATCTGCGTGATCTGCCGGGACCTGCCCCAGCACCGAGGCCACGACTTCCTGCCCATCAAAAACGCCGTCCAGAAATATCAG GACAAGCTGAAGGCATCTCTCGTCCCCCTGAAGGACAATCTGAATTCAGTCACTGAGGACCAGGGCCGCCAGCAGGAGAACATAGCAGAGCTGGAG aGCTATGCCCAGGACCTCTTGGGCTATATCACCGAGGAGTTTGGGATTCTCCATCAGATCCtgcaggagaaggagcagggcatGAAAGAGACTGTGGGGAGGTTGAAGGAGGAGAACCGGGCGGAGatggaggagaggctgaaggagctGGATGAAGAAGTGACCTTTCGTAGCGAGACCCTGTCCATGGCCCGGGCGGGGCTGGACACCTCAGATCACACAGCCTTCCTCAGG GGCATCAAGGAGCTGATGAGAAG AGTCCGGGAGGATCAGTCAAGCCacggtgaggaggaggaggaagaggatggtgtAAGTGACGAAGGGTCCAGCGGCGATGAAGATGATTCGACTGATGAAGATGAAAATGTGGCTAATggcgaggaggaggaaggagatgaAGATGATGCTAatggcgaggaggaggagggagatgaaGATGAAGATGGGGATATCGTTGCTGTGGACCCAGCTCTTGAGGAATTCAAGGACTCACTGGACTTTGAGGCCTGGCAGAAAATGCTGGGGACCATCCAAGCAG acACAGTCCATGATGGATCTATCACATGGCACTGA
- the DDR1 gene encoding epithelial discoidin domain-containing receptor 1 isoform X1, whose protein sequence is MKPIILCSFLLASVQASELEGHFDLAKCRYALGMQDRTIPDEDLSASSAWSDSTAAKHSRLDTSDGDGAWCPAGPVYPNDAEFLEVDLRRLHFLTLVGTQGRHAGGHGKEFARGYRLRYSRDRHHWLAWRDRWGSEVISGNENTNEVVLKDLGPPIIARYVRFYPRADRVMSVCLRVELYGCIWRDGLQSYTAPLGQTMVLQSEPVYLNDSTYDGYSVSKLQFGGLGQLTDGVVGLDDFTQTKELRVWPGYDYVGWRNDSFPKGYMEMEFEFDSLRAFTYMKVHCNNMHTRGVSIFRQVDCRFKRSLPTAWEPELVSHMLAVDVKDPSARSVTVPLEGHLGRFLQCHFHFSSTWMLFSEIAFLSDVVDNVSISGTSHWPPMAGPRPSGRGAAAPPVLEDPGSTLHRDTGVTSNLTLQDLEIQGESKSGQPIAKDDNSNTSILIGCLVAIILLLLVVIFLILWRQYWKKILGKAQRRISDDDLTVHLSVPGDTIVINNTMGSQRHSNRYERIHSGETEYQEPSRARMKLPELPHGAENSALLLSNPAYRLFLATYAQPMGGLARPPADGAKPINTDACSGDYMEPDPAGGQAAAQNNVPHYAEADIINLQGVTGGNTYAVPAVAVDALAGKDMALGEFPRGRLLFKEKLGEGQFGEVHLCEVESPQDLPILEFPFNVRKGRPLLVAVKILRSDATKNARNDFLKEVKIMSRLKDPNIVRLLGVCVRDDPLCMITEYMENGDLNQFLSSHELEDKLGGSTSDAPTISYPTLVHVAAQIASGMKFLASLNFVHRDLATRNCLVGEGFTIKIADFGMSRNLYSGDYYRIQGRAVLPIRWMAWECILMGKFTTASDVWAFGVTLWEVLMLCQEQPYGQLTDEQVIENAGQFFRDQGEQIYLSRPPACPLALYEVMLRCWVRESKDRPSFQHIHRFLSEDALNMV, encoded by the exons ATGAAACCCATAATCCTTTGCAGCTTCCTCTTGGCGTCTGTCCAGGCATCGGAACTGGAGGGGCACTTTGATCTAG ccaagtGTCGCTACGCGCTGGGCATGCAGGATCGAACCATCCCCGACGAGGATCTATCTGCCTCGAGTGCCTGGTCTGATTCCACGGCCGCCAAGCACAGCCG GCTGGACACGAGCGACGGGGACGGGGCGTGGTGCCCGGCGGGGCCCGTTTATCCCAATGACGCCGAGTTCCTGGAGGTCGACCTGCGGCGTCTGCACTTCCTGACCCTGGTGGGCACCCAGGGCCGCCACGCCGGGGGCCACGGCAAGGAGTTTGCCCGGGGCTACCGCCTCCGCTACAGCCGCGACCGGCACCACTGGCTCGCCTGGCGGGACCGCTGGGGCAGCGAG GTGATCTCTGGGAACGAGAACACCAACGAGGTGGTTCTGAAGGACCTGGGGCCGCCCATCATCGCCCGCTACGTGCGCTTCTACCCCCGCGCCGACCGCGTCATGAGCGTCTGCCTGCGCGTGGAGCTGTACGGCTGCATCTGGCGCG ACGGGCTGCAGTCCTACACCGCCCCCCTGGGCCAGACCATGGTCCTCCAGTCGGAGCCTGTCTACCTCAACGACTCCACCTATGACGGCTACAGTGTCAGCAA ACtgcagtttggggggctggggcagctgaCGGATGGCGTGGTGGGGCTGGACGACTTCACCCAGACTAAGGAGCTGCGGGTCTGGCCGGGTTACGACTACGTGGGCTGGAGAaatgactccttccccaaaggctACATGGAGATGGAGTTCGAGTTCGACAGCCTGCGGGCCTTCACTTACATGAAG GTCCACTGCAATAACATGCACACGCGGGGGGTGAGCATATTCCGGCAGGTGGATTGCAGGTTCAAACGCAGCCTCCCCACGGCCTGGGAGCCTGAACTCGTCTCTCACATGCTGGCTGTGGACGTCAAGGACCCCAGTGCCCGGTCAGTCACTGTGCCCCTGGAGGGGCACCTTGGGCGTTTCCTGCAATGCCACTTCCACTTCTCCAGCACTTGGATGCTCTTCAGTGAGATCGCCTTCCTCTCAG atGTGGTGGACAACGTGTCCATTTCCGGAACAAGCCACTGGCCCCCGATGGCTGGCCCCCGGCCCTCGGgcaggggtgctgcagccccccctGTTCTGGAAGACCCTGGCTCCACACTTCACAGAGACACCGGGGTCACGTCCAACCTCACACTCCAGG ATCTCGAGATCCAAGGAGAGTCCAAATCTGGCCAGCCAATCGCCAAGGATGATAACAGCAATACCTccattctgattggctgcctggtGGCCATCATCCTGCTGCTATTGGTCGTCATCTTCCTCATCCTTTGGAGGCAGTACTGGAAAAAGATCCTGGGGAAA GCCCAGAGGCGAATCTCTGACGATGACCTGACCGTGCACTTGTCGGTCCCGGGCGACACCATCGTCATCAACAACACGATGGGCTCCCAACGCCACTCGAATCGCTACGAGCGCATCCACTCGGGGGAGACCGAGTATCAGGAGCCCAGCCGTGCCCGCATGAAATTGCCCGAGCTTCCCCATGGTGCCGAGAACTCTG CTCTGCTGCTCAGCAACCCGGCCTATCGGCTCTTCCTGGCCACATACgcccagccaatgggagggctcGCTCGCCCGCCAGCCGACGGGGCTAAGCCAATCAACACAGATG CCTGCAGCGGCGACTACATGGAACCAGACCCTGCCGGGGGCCAGGCCGCGGCGCAGAACAATGTCCCGCACTACGCCGAGGCCGACATTATCAACTTGCAGGGGGTGACGGGCGGGAACACCTACGCCGTGCCCGCTGTGGCCGTGGACGCGCTGGCCGGCAAGGACATGGCCCTGGGGGAGTTCCCCCGGGGGCGTCTCCTCTTCAAGGAGAAGCTAGGGGAGGGGCAGTTTGGAGAG GTGCATCTCTGCGAGGTGGAAAGTCCCCAGGATCTGCCCATTCTGGAATTCCCATTCAACGTGCGCAAggggcgccccctgctggtggcCGTGAAAATCTTGCGCTCTGATGCTACCAAGAACGCCAG gaacGACTTCCTGAAGGAGGTGAAGATCATGTCACGGCTGAAGGACCCCAACATCGTGCGGCTGCTGGGCGTGTGTGTGCGGGATGACCCCCTGTGCATGATCACCGAGTACATGGAGAACGGGGACCTCAACCAGTTCCTCAGCAGCCACGAGCTGGAGGACAAGCTGGGGGGCAGCACCAGCGATGCCCCCACCATCAG CTACCCCACGCTGGTCCACGTGGCGGCTCAGATTGCCTCGGGGATGAAGTTTCTGGCCTCTCTCAATTTTGTGCACCGCGATCTGGCCACGCGCAATTGCCTGGTGGGGGAGGGCTTCACCATCAAGATCGCCGACTTTGGCATGAGCCGCAACCTCTACTCGGGGGACTACTACCGCATCCAGGGGCGCGCCGTGCTGCCCATCCGCTGGATGGCCTGGGAGTGCATCCTCATG GGGAAGTTCACCACGGCCAGCGATGTCTGGGCCTTCGGGGTGACGCTCTGGGAGGTGCTGATGCTGTGTCAGGAGCAACCCTACGGCCAGCTCACCGACGAGCAGGTCATCGAGAATGCCGGGCAGTTCTTCCGGGACCAGGGCGAGCAG ataTACCTGTCccggccccctgcctgccccctggctCTCTATGAGGTGATGCTGCGCTGCTGGGTCCGCGAGTCCAAGGACCGTCCCTCCTTCCAGCACATCCACCGCTTCCTGTCTGAGGACGCACTCAACATGGTGTGA
- the DDR1 gene encoding epithelial discoidin domain-containing receptor 1 isoform X2 translates to MKPIILCSFLLASVQASELEGHFDLAKCRYALGMQDRTIPDEDLSASSAWSDSTAAKHSRLDTSDGDGAWCPAGPVYPNDAEFLEVDLRRLHFLTLVGTQGRHAGGHGKEFARGYRLRYSRDRHHWLAWRDRWGSEVISGNENTNEVVLKDLGPPIIARYVRFYPRADRVMSVCLRVELYGCIWRDGLQSYTAPLGQTMVLQSEPVYLNDSTYDGYSVSKLQFGGLGQLTDGVVGLDDFTQTKELRVWPGYDYVGWRNDSFPKGYMEMEFEFDSLRAFTYMKVHCNNMHTRGVSIFRQVDCRFKRSLPTAWEPELVSHMLAVDVKDPSARSVTVPLEGHLGRFLQCHFHFSSTWMLFSEIAFLSDVVDNVSISGTSHWPPMAGPRPSGRGAAAPPVLEDPGSTLHRDTGVTSNLTLQDLEIQGESKSGQPIAKDDNSNTSILIGCLVAIILLLLVVIFLILWRQYWKKILGKAQRRISDDDLTVHLSVPGDTIVINNTMGSQRHSNRYERIHSGETEYQEPSRARMKLPELPHGAENSACSGDYMEPDPAGGQAAAQNNVPHYAEADIINLQGVTGGNTYAVPAVAVDALAGKDMALGEFPRGRLLFKEKLGEGQFGEVHLCEVESPQDLPILEFPFNVRKGRPLLVAVKILRSDATKNARNDFLKEVKIMSRLKDPNIVRLLGVCVRDDPLCMITEYMENGDLNQFLSSHELEDKLGGSTSDAPTISYPTLVHVAAQIASGMKFLASLNFVHRDLATRNCLVGEGFTIKIADFGMSRNLYSGDYYRIQGRAVLPIRWMAWECILMGKFTTASDVWAFGVTLWEVLMLCQEQPYGQLTDEQVIENAGQFFRDQGEQIYLSRPPACPLALYEVMLRCWVRESKDRPSFQHIHRFLSEDALNMV, encoded by the exons ATGAAACCCATAATCCTTTGCAGCTTCCTCTTGGCGTCTGTCCAGGCATCGGAACTGGAGGGGCACTTTGATCTAG ccaagtGTCGCTACGCGCTGGGCATGCAGGATCGAACCATCCCCGACGAGGATCTATCTGCCTCGAGTGCCTGGTCTGATTCCACGGCCGCCAAGCACAGCCG GCTGGACACGAGCGACGGGGACGGGGCGTGGTGCCCGGCGGGGCCCGTTTATCCCAATGACGCCGAGTTCCTGGAGGTCGACCTGCGGCGTCTGCACTTCCTGACCCTGGTGGGCACCCAGGGCCGCCACGCCGGGGGCCACGGCAAGGAGTTTGCCCGGGGCTACCGCCTCCGCTACAGCCGCGACCGGCACCACTGGCTCGCCTGGCGGGACCGCTGGGGCAGCGAG GTGATCTCTGGGAACGAGAACACCAACGAGGTGGTTCTGAAGGACCTGGGGCCGCCCATCATCGCCCGCTACGTGCGCTTCTACCCCCGCGCCGACCGCGTCATGAGCGTCTGCCTGCGCGTGGAGCTGTACGGCTGCATCTGGCGCG ACGGGCTGCAGTCCTACACCGCCCCCCTGGGCCAGACCATGGTCCTCCAGTCGGAGCCTGTCTACCTCAACGACTCCACCTATGACGGCTACAGTGTCAGCAA ACtgcagtttggggggctggggcagctgaCGGATGGCGTGGTGGGGCTGGACGACTTCACCCAGACTAAGGAGCTGCGGGTCTGGCCGGGTTACGACTACGTGGGCTGGAGAaatgactccttccccaaaggctACATGGAGATGGAGTTCGAGTTCGACAGCCTGCGGGCCTTCACTTACATGAAG GTCCACTGCAATAACATGCACACGCGGGGGGTGAGCATATTCCGGCAGGTGGATTGCAGGTTCAAACGCAGCCTCCCCACGGCCTGGGAGCCTGAACTCGTCTCTCACATGCTGGCTGTGGACGTCAAGGACCCCAGTGCCCGGTCAGTCACTGTGCCCCTGGAGGGGCACCTTGGGCGTTTCCTGCAATGCCACTTCCACTTCTCCAGCACTTGGATGCTCTTCAGTGAGATCGCCTTCCTCTCAG atGTGGTGGACAACGTGTCCATTTCCGGAACAAGCCACTGGCCCCCGATGGCTGGCCCCCGGCCCTCGGgcaggggtgctgcagccccccctGTTCTGGAAGACCCTGGCTCCACACTTCACAGAGACACCGGGGTCACGTCCAACCTCACACTCCAGG ATCTCGAGATCCAAGGAGAGTCCAAATCTGGCCAGCCAATCGCCAAGGATGATAACAGCAATACCTccattctgattggctgcctggtGGCCATCATCCTGCTGCTATTGGTCGTCATCTTCCTCATCCTTTGGAGGCAGTACTGGAAAAAGATCCTGGGGAAA GCCCAGAGGCGAATCTCTGACGATGACCTGACCGTGCACTTGTCGGTCCCGGGCGACACCATCGTCATCAACAACACGATGGGCTCCCAACGCCACTCGAATCGCTACGAGCGCATCCACTCGGGGGAGACCGAGTATCAGGAGCCCAGCCGTGCCCGCATGAAATTGCCCGAGCTTCCCCATGGTGCCGAGAACTCTG CCTGCAGCGGCGACTACATGGAACCAGACCCTGCCGGGGGCCAGGCCGCGGCGCAGAACAATGTCCCGCACTACGCCGAGGCCGACATTATCAACTTGCAGGGGGTGACGGGCGGGAACACCTACGCCGTGCCCGCTGTGGCCGTGGACGCGCTGGCCGGCAAGGACATGGCCCTGGGGGAGTTCCCCCGGGGGCGTCTCCTCTTCAAGGAGAAGCTAGGGGAGGGGCAGTTTGGAGAG GTGCATCTCTGCGAGGTGGAAAGTCCCCAGGATCTGCCCATTCTGGAATTCCCATTCAACGTGCGCAAggggcgccccctgctggtggcCGTGAAAATCTTGCGCTCTGATGCTACCAAGAACGCCAG gaacGACTTCCTGAAGGAGGTGAAGATCATGTCACGGCTGAAGGACCCCAACATCGTGCGGCTGCTGGGCGTGTGTGTGCGGGATGACCCCCTGTGCATGATCACCGAGTACATGGAGAACGGGGACCTCAACCAGTTCCTCAGCAGCCACGAGCTGGAGGACAAGCTGGGGGGCAGCACCAGCGATGCCCCCACCATCAG CTACCCCACGCTGGTCCACGTGGCGGCTCAGATTGCCTCGGGGATGAAGTTTCTGGCCTCTCTCAATTTTGTGCACCGCGATCTGGCCACGCGCAATTGCCTGGTGGGGGAGGGCTTCACCATCAAGATCGCCGACTTTGGCATGAGCCGCAACCTCTACTCGGGGGACTACTACCGCATCCAGGGGCGCGCCGTGCTGCCCATCCGCTGGATGGCCTGGGAGTGCATCCTCATG GGGAAGTTCACCACGGCCAGCGATGTCTGGGCCTTCGGGGTGACGCTCTGGGAGGTGCTGATGCTGTGTCAGGAGCAACCCTACGGCCAGCTCACCGACGAGCAGGTCATCGAGAATGCCGGGCAGTTCTTCCGGGACCAGGGCGAGCAG ataTACCTGTCccggccccctgcctgccccctggctCTCTATGAGGTGATGCTGCGCTGCTGGGTCCGCGAGTCCAAGGACCGTCCCTCCTTCCAGCACATCCACCGCTTCCTGTCTGAGGACGCACTCAACATGGTGTGA